AGCCTTGCCGCTTCGACGAGAGGTAAAAGCCTGAAAGAACTTAATGGCAATATAAACTGCTGCCATCAAGAGAAGGATCATCCAGATGAATCCGAACATGCCTCCACCCATGAACCAACCGGGGCCGCCTCCATTAAAGAATCCGAAATTGCAACTCCACATGATATGATCTCCTTATGAATATGAAAGACGAGGGGGATTGGTCTCCCCCTCGCGTAGTATAGTTGGGCCTACCACCAAGGGCAGTTGTAACCATAGCCGTTGTCGTAACTATTGTAGCCCATCATGCCGCGTCCCATACCCGGGCCCATCATGCCGCGTCCCATACCCGGGCCCATCATGCCGTAGGTGGGAAGATTCTGAGCAGCAGCCACTTCATTCAGCTTGACGATCTTCGCATTGATTTGCTCGGTCAGACTGCGAGCCTTCTTGGCATCCGGTTCAGGGCTTGCCATGACGGCAGCCAGTTCAGCGCGGTCTGCATCAATCTCTGCCCTCAGCTTGGCGGTGGAGTTCAGGAAGTCCTGATACGCCTTGTTGTTGGTATTATAGGATTGAGCGTTGTAGCCATAGCCGCCATACCCACCGCAGCCGTAACCCCATGCCATTGCATCGGATGCGGCGAATGCCAAACCAACAGCCATAACCAGTGCCAAAGTGATAATGTTCTTCTTCATGATAAGTTCTCCTTTTGAGTGTTTTGTGAACAAGCTTTGCATTGGTTAAGGCAAGACCGATGCCAAGTTTTTCATTGCTCATACAAGTATCTGAATAATAAGGATTAAATTTTTAAAACGAGAATTATTGGCTTTGATTCTGTTAGGGTTACTTGGCTGCATTGCTCAAAAAGCGTACACATGAATGACAAAGAGCGTCTAAAATTTAGACAACCTGCCCCCGGCTAGCAAAGGAAGCATGATAATGAAAAACAAACTCAACAATTTTTTAGGTAGTATTTCACCTTGGGCCGTTATCGGAATGAGCCTCATCCTCGTCATCGTGGTGCTCGTTTTGGCGTTCATGAATTACAACCGCGAAAAACAATATATGAGCCGTGTGCTCAGTGAAAAAGGCTCTGCCTTAATCAAAGCCTTCGAAGCTGGAACACGGACCGGGATGATGGGGATGTTGGGCGAGGGGCCCAATTTACAGGTGCTGATGCAAGAAATCGCCACCCAACCCGACATTCTCTACATTGCTGTTGTTGACTCCTCAGGAGAAATATTGGCGCATAGTAACGATGTTGAAATCGGACAGCAGTTTATTTCCAAAAAAGCAATGGCGAATTTGAATGTCACCAATGATATCCAGTGGCGTGTCGTGACTGAGTCCAATCACCCCAAGTCATTTGAAGTATATGAGCGATTTCTCCCTGCTTTGGGGCAACGCTCCCAATCGATCCCGTCCTCTCCCATGCAGCAAAGAAGACGAGACATGATGCAGCGAATGATGGGCAGGCGATCAGGTGAAAAGAGTGATGATTGGTGCCAGCCAGGGTGGATGAGTGGACTCAAGCAAGACAGGATTTTGGACCCTGCTGAACGCCCAGCCATTTTTATAGGTATGGACGTGGCTCCTTTTGAGGAGGCGATCGCTGAGGACATATCATTAACTCTCACCATGTCGGGGATATTGCTTCTTCTGGGACTTGGCGGGGTAGTGTCTTTATTCTGGATGCAAAGTCACATGCGTTCCAAAAAAATGCTGCAAGGCTCTCAAGCCCTCACCGAAGAAATGGTGGCGAACATACCGGAAGGTCTTGTTGTATGTGACCCGCATGGACGAATCACCTATGTCAACGAGATTGCCCTGAATTTGTTGGAATATGACTCCAAGGAAACTGAGCAGATAGTGGGACAGCTGGCCGATACTGTTTTGCCGAAGCAACTTTGGGAGCTTCGATCCTCAGTGAGCAAGGAGAACCCGGTTGTAGAGAAGGAGATGGAGTTAATACAGAGTAGTAACCGGAAGCTTCCCGTTACAACAGTTGTCACCGACATCATCACGAATGATGGGGCTTATGTTGGCCAATTATTCATGATCCGTGACCTGAGTCAGGTCAAGGAGCTTCAAGATGAAGTCCGCAAAGCCGATAGGATGGCAGCCATCGGCCATCTTGCCGCTGGAGTTGCCCATGAGGTGCGAAATCCACTGAGTTCCATCAAGGGGTATGCAACGTATTTCGGTTCCTTGTTTGATGAAGGGAGCGACAACCGCAAAGCCGCAGAGGTCATGACATCGGAAGTTGACAGGTTGAACAGGGTTATATCCGAACTGCTCGAAATGGCCCGCCCTGCGGATATCAAACTGCGAGAGACAGAAGTCGTTACACTTCTTGAAAGCTCAATGCGACTGGTCAAGCAGGAAGCCGATAATGCAGGGGTGTCTGTTTCTCTCGATATTTCAGCGGAAGTCGGATCGATTCCTCTTGATCCTGATCGGATGACACAAGCCATGATCAATCTATATGTCAACGCGATTCAGGCTATGCCGGAGGGAGGAAAGCTTGATGTCGACGTTAGTAGACAAGAAGGGGCTATCTTATTGAAGGTGTCGGATACAGGGACTGGCCTTCCTGAAGGGGAAGCTTCGCGTGTTTTCGATCCATACTTCACCACAAAGCAAACAGGTACAGGATTGGGACTCGCTATCGTCAGCAAGATCATCGAAGCGCATTCCGGCGAAGTGCAAGTTGAGCATACAGGACCAAACGGTACGACTTTTTCTATTTCAATCCCGACGAAGAGCGAAGGAGCGGTATAGGTATGAGTGCTTTGATTTTGATTGTCGACGACGACAAGGCGCACCTCTCAATGCTTGAAACAATGCTCAAGGGGTGGGGATATTCCGTTGAGGGAGTTGAAGATGGTGCGGACGCAATTGAAAAGGTGATGGAGACCCCCTTTGACGCAGTGCTGATGGATGTTCGCATGGCCAAGGTAGGCGGTATTGAAGCCCTGAGTCGTATCAAAGAGTACAATCCTGCAATACCGGTTGTGATCATGACTGCATACACCTCTGTTGATACCGCAGTAGAGGCGATGAAGTTAGGC
The genomic region above belongs to Desulfovibrio oxyclinae DSM 11498 and contains:
- a CDS encoding SHOCT domain-containing protein; amino-acid sequence: MWSCNFGFFNGGGPGWFMGGGMFGFIWMILLLMAAVYIAIKFFQAFTSRRSGKADRDDSLNLIKTKYAKGEISEDEFERMKAVLIRQ
- a CDS encoding ATP-binding protein, which gives rise to MKNKLNNFLGSISPWAVIGMSLILVIVVLVLAFMNYNREKQYMSRVLSEKGSALIKAFEAGTRTGMMGMLGEGPNLQVLMQEIATQPDILYIAVVDSSGEILAHSNDVEIGQQFISKKAMANLNVTNDIQWRVVTESNHPKSFEVYERFLPALGQRSQSIPSSPMQQRRRDMMQRMMGRRSGEKSDDWCQPGWMSGLKQDRILDPAERPAIFIGMDVAPFEEAIAEDISLTLTMSGILLLLGLGGVVSLFWMQSHMRSKKMLQGSQALTEEMVANIPEGLVVCDPHGRITYVNEIALNLLEYDSKETEQIVGQLADTVLPKQLWELRSSVSKENPVVEKEMELIQSSNRKLPVTTVVTDIITNDGAYVGQLFMIRDLSQVKELQDEVRKADRMAAIGHLAAGVAHEVRNPLSSIKGYATYFGSLFDEGSDNRKAAEVMTSEVDRLNRVISELLEMARPADIKLRETEVVTLLESSMRLVKQEADNAGVSVSLDISAEVGSIPLDPDRMTQAMINLYVNAIQAMPEGGKLDVDVSRQEGAILLKVSDTGTGLPEGEASRVFDPYFTTKQTGTGLGLAIVSKIIEAHSGEVQVEHTGPNGTTFSISIPTKSEGAV